The following proteins are co-located in the Sulfurovum sp. TSL6 genome:
- a CDS encoding AtpZ/AtpI family protein, whose protein sequence is MQNNTEEPKFKKVVNAADGLSLGISMVVAVLIGVGIGLGLRNLTGAGWTLWIGVFIGIGAAISNVYKAYAKQKKSLDELANDPRYTYKKEQQAKYDAEDDDA, encoded by the coding sequence ATGCAAAACAATACGGAAGAACCAAAATTCAAAAAAGTGGTAAATGCTGCAGACGGGCTTAGCCTCGGTATTTCTATGGTCGTTGCTGTACTTATAGGTGTAGGTATAGGATTAGGATTACGTAATCTTACGGGTGCCGGATGGACACTTTGGATCGGTGTATTTATCGGAATAGGTGCTGCTATCTCTAATGTCTACAAAGCCTATGCAAAGCAAAAAAAGTCATTAGATGAACTGGCAAACGACCCAAGATACACGTATAAAAAAGAACAGCAAGCCAAATACGATGCTGAGGATGATGATGCATAG
- a CDS encoding energy transducer TonB — MYNCKDYTLTALRALYKESIIRTLKGLLLSLLLHLLILLLFILNWREIIVPPPQGKEKKISLNLQQIVTPPAPKQKPMALPPKPVPVPQPIVTPPIPEPIVEKPKEAEVQPLKKKVLDNRKKVFAQQSTEENNVTKSVPKPVQKIVKKEEKKQPIKKVTKKRVAKKTKTYKKAKRSKDPLANMLMGSGTSMYPSQRSRPSSSGSYGARMIKKLYGEEFNTFSETQKKFIKNNLGTIHTITQRTLTRNGYPDVAVRTRQQGTNVVSFYLHPNGDISDLKLKRHIGHQALDQNTLEVIRIAYKDYPLPNKKTKIVFYVKYSIY; from the coding sequence ATGTATAATTGCAAGGATTATACACTAACGGCACTTAGGGCTTTATACAAGGAGAGTATCATCAGAACACTGAAAGGATTATTGCTCTCTTTATTGTTACATTTACTGATCTTGTTGCTCTTTATTCTAAACTGGAGAGAGATCATCGTCCCACCGCCTCAGGGAAAAGAGAAGAAAATAAGTCTTAATCTGCAGCAAATAGTTACGCCTCCCGCACCAAAACAAAAACCTATGGCTCTTCCTCCAAAACCTGTTCCCGTACCCCAACCCATTGTGACTCCGCCAATACCTGAGCCTATAGTTGAGAAACCCAAAGAAGCAGAAGTACAACCTCTGAAGAAAAAAGTGTTAGATAATCGTAAAAAGGTTTTTGCACAGCAGAGTACAGAAGAGAATAATGTCACAAAAAGTGTGCCAAAGCCTGTGCAAAAGATCGTTAAAAAAGAAGAGAAGAAACAACCTATAAAAAAAGTAACAAAAAAACGTGTAGCAAAAAAAACAAAAACCTATAAAAAAGCTAAACGTTCCAAGGACCCTCTTGCCAATATGCTTATGGGATCAGGTACTTCCATGTACCCTTCTCAGCGAAGCCGGCCATCATCTTCTGGCAGTTATGGTGCGAGAATGATCAAGAAACTTTATGGTGAAGAGTTCAATACCTTCAGTGAGACACAAAAAAAGTTTATTAAAAATAATCTGGGTACTATCCACACGATCACACAACGTACACTTACACGAAACGGCTACCCGGATGTTGCTGTACGAACCAGACAGCAAGGTACCAATGTCGTTTCTTTTTATCTGCATCCAAATGGTGATATATCCGATCTTAAACTAAAAAGACATATAGGGCACCAGGCTTTAGATCAAAATACTTTAGAGGTGATACGTATCGCCTATAAGGATTACCCTTTACCAAACAAAAAAACGAAGATCGTTTTTTATGTCAAATACAGTATTTATTAA
- a CDS encoding pyridoxal phosphate-dependent aminotransferase, which yields MKLSNRAKNIAQSEIRAMSILCNEKNGLNMAQGLCDLEVPYPVTEGAKVAIDGGKNVYTSAYGNYKLRAAIAKKQNDFYDQDIDVDNVLVSLGATGAFYAAAMSLLNEGDEVILFEPYYGYHVATLESIGCKIKYIRTTPPAYEIDFENLKDQISDETKAILICNPSNPSGKVYTKEELQKLSEIIHQNDLFLFSDEMYEHFIYDDLTFVSALSIESLKERTVVISGFSKIYSITGWRVGYAITQKEIIDAASAFNDLVYVCPPAPLQNGVLKGLNALPKSYYENVAIEHQKKRDKFIKALNDVGLSAEYVKGAYYVLADISKLEGEDDKQKVVSLLEKTGIAAVPARAFYQDSEGLHLARFCFSKKEAELDEAIERLKRL from the coding sequence ATGAAACTAAGTAATCGAGCAAAAAATATCGCACAATCTGAGATCAGAGCGATGTCTATCCTTTGTAATGAGAAAAATGGACTCAATATGGCACAAGGTCTTTGTGATCTTGAAGTACCATACCCTGTTACAGAAGGCGCAAAAGTAGCTATAGACGGTGGTAAAAATGTCTATACCTCGGCATATGGTAATTACAAGTTAAGAGCAGCTATCGCTAAAAAGCAGAATGATTTTTATGATCAGGATATCGATGTGGACAACGTACTTGTAAGTCTGGGAGCAACGGGAGCTTTTTATGCTGCAGCGATGTCACTGCTCAATGAAGGAGATGAAGTCATTCTTTTTGAGCCTTATTACGGCTATCATGTTGCAACCCTGGAATCCATTGGGTGTAAGATTAAATACATTAGAACGACCCCACCAGCTTATGAGATAGACTTTGAAAACTTGAAAGATCAAATATCAGATGAGACAAAGGCTATACTCATCTGTAACCCTTCAAACCCTAGTGGAAAAGTATATACAAAAGAAGAACTGCAAAAGCTTTCTGAGATCATTCACCAAAACGATCTTTTCCTCTTTAGTGATGAGATGTATGAACATTTTATCTACGATGATCTTACGTTTGTATCTGCACTGAGTATCGAGAGTTTAAAAGAAAGAACGGTTGTCATATCCGGGTTTTCAAAGATCTATTCTATCACAGGATGGAGAGTGGGATATGCGATCACACAAAAGGAGATCATTGATGCAGCTTCTGCCTTTAACGATCTGGTCTACGTCTGTCCTCCTGCACCACTACAGAACGGTGTACTAAAAGGACTCAATGCACTGCCAAAATCCTACTATGAAAATGTAGCCATAGAGCATCAGAAAAAAAGAGATAAATTCATAAAAGCCCTCAATGATGTAGGACTTAGTGCTGAATATGTAAAAGGTGCCTACTATGTACTGGCTGATATTTCGAAACTGGAAGGTGAGGATGACAAGCAAAAAGTCGTAAGCCTTCTTGAAAAAACAGGCATTGCCGCCGTGCCTGCAAGGGCATTCTATCAAGACAGCGAAGGTCTTCATCTGGCAAGATTCTGTTTCTCCAAAAAAGAAGCAGAGCTTGATGAAGCTATCGAGAGATTGAAACGTCTCTGA
- a CDS encoding S9 family peptidase codes for MKKFLLSLVLIMPLFATELSLTTEDGFELHGWLVKPKNTMKTTPIVLLAHQFGSDHTSWDSLMKRLHEKGMATLSVDLRGHGKSIMQNGVENRVKIPKNTSEVRDAFTESAQKVGFSKIPQDLIAWLEMMEEDNSLDMQQLYLIGASLGGASLIPVLNDYDAKALITLSAGKSSSSESDMALSSSLTKTYFVATKNDPLGANVNALEYVKKAISGTTLILSGDGHGTVLLPKVEEYILLFLELSR; via the coding sequence ATGAAAAAATTTCTACTCTCTTTAGTGCTTATCATGCCTCTTTTTGCTACGGAGCTTAGTCTTACTACCGAAGATGGGTTTGAACTCCACGGATGGCTGGTAAAACCGAAAAATACCATGAAAACTACACCTATTGTACTTTTGGCACACCAGTTTGGTTCAGACCATACTTCATGGGATAGTCTTATGAAGAGACTGCATGAAAAAGGTATGGCAACACTCAGTGTGGATCTGCGTGGTCATGGAAAGTCTATCATGCAAAATGGTGTGGAGAACAGAGTCAAGATACCTAAAAACACAAGTGAAGTGAGAGATGCATTTACTGAAAGTGCTCAAAAAGTGGGTTTTTCCAAGATACCACAAGATCTCATAGCATGGTTAGAGATGATGGAAGAGGATAACAGCCTGGATATGCAGCAACTCTACCTTATTGGTGCATCACTGGGTGGTGCATCGTTGATCCCAGTACTGAATGATTACGATGCAAAAGCACTCATCACACTTTCAGCAGGAAAATCAAGCAGTAGCGAAAGTGACATGGCGCTCTCCAGTTCACTGACAAAAACCTACTTTGTCGCTACTAAAAATGACCCCTTAGGTGCAAACGTTAACGCACTAGAATACGTTAAAAAGGCGATTTCGGGTACCACACTCATACTCTCAGGCGATGGACACGGTACCGTACTGCTGCCTAAAGTGGAGGAGTATATTTTACTGTTTCTTGAATTGTCACGCTAG
- a CDS encoding sodium:solute symporter translates to MNSAFSILDWGIFFAYFLVLTVSSVLLSRVKVKNTRDYFVGGNSVPMFAAAMSVLATSQSAATFLGGPEYSYGKDLTFIGFYISAFFAILFVAKVLIPRFYAIKAVTVYELLEKRYGENAKREAGIMFLVGRLFASGARLYIGALAISMILFLDITPTHVAISITLLMLGALAYAYFGGVKSIIFSDIIQAMTYIGAGIAVLIYLYMSMHTDFSTIVSTLQTENKLTFLDWSMSGGFSVWALFGGWLLLNIAAYGLDQDMTQRALTCKSTKEAQNSLMMSIYLTIPVALLFLMIGLLLYLFYQHPELSGFSTEVVQKFDGEKITIFMYYILHEMPEGMRGLVTVGAVAAALSSSNSVLGAMSSVAIEDLYKPWKQKRSNVDEMHFVKAGRNAVLLFAVALSLMAMLSYYWQRYTELPLLSFALGVMAFAYTGLLGVFGAAIFTQRGSAATVPLALLGGFMTVLLLQPYVLGSALDIKLGFAWQMLAGTLVAFVLMMFGKEKRA, encoded by the coding sequence ATGAACTCTGCATTCAGTATCCTTGACTGGGGAATATTTTTTGCATATTTTTTAGTATTAACCGTTTCATCCGTACTTTTAAGCAGAGTGAAGGTGAAGAATACACGTGATTATTTTGTAGGGGGAAACAGCGTTCCCATGTTTGCTGCAGCGATGTCTGTACTGGCAACATCTCAGTCTGCAGCTACCTTTCTTGGTGGACCTGAGTACTCCTATGGGAAAGATCTTACTTTTATAGGATTTTACATTTCTGCTTTTTTTGCGATCCTTTTTGTGGCTAAAGTATTAATACCTCGTTTTTATGCGATCAAAGCAGTAACTGTGTATGAACTGCTTGAAAAGCGTTACGGTGAGAATGCAAAAAGAGAAGCTGGTATCATGTTCCTTGTGGGACGTCTATTTGCTTCGGGTGCAAGGCTCTATATAGGTGCATTGGCCATCTCTATGATACTCTTCTTAGACATTACGCCAACACATGTTGCTATATCTATTACACTATTAATGCTGGGTGCATTGGCCTATGCGTACTTTGGCGGAGTGAAATCGATCATCTTTTCTGACATTATTCAAGCCATGACCTACATTGGAGCAGGGATAGCGGTACTCATCTACCTGTACATGAGTATGCATACAGATTTTTCTACCATAGTCTCTACCTTGCAAACTGAGAACAAACTCACATTTCTTGACTGGTCAATGTCTGGCGGTTTTTCTGTTTGGGCCTTGTTTGGTGGCTGGCTGCTTCTTAATATTGCTGCATATGGTCTGGATCAGGACATGACACAAAGAGCATTGACCTGTAAAAGTACCAAAGAAGCCCAAAATTCACTCATGATGAGTATCTATCTGACTATCCCTGTAGCATTACTTTTTTTAATGATCGGTCTTCTACTCTACCTCTTTTACCAGCATCCTGAACTTTCAGGCTTCAGTACAGAAGTGGTACAAAAGTTTGATGGTGAAAAGATCACCATTTTCATGTATTACATTTTGCATGAGATGCCAGAGGGCATGAGAGGACTGGTCACCGTAGGAGCTGTAGCCGCTGCCTTGTCCAGTTCCAATTCTGTCCTGGGTGCCATGTCATCAGTAGCCATAGAAGACCTCTATAAACCTTGGAAACAAAAAAGAAGTAATGTAGATGAGATGCACTTTGTCAAAGCAGGGCGTAATGCAGTACTTCTCTTTGCTGTGGCACTCTCACTGATGGCGATGCTCAGCTACTACTGGCAACGTTACACAGAACTTCCGCTGCTTAGCTTTGCTCTTGGTGTAATGGCATTTGCTTACACAGGCTTGCTTGGAGTCTTTGGAGCGGCTATCTTTACTCAACGCGGTTCGGCTGCTACAGTGCCATTGGCACTCTTGGGTGGATTTATGACAGTACTGCTGCTTCAACCTTATGTGCTGGGCAGTGCACTGGATATCAAACTTGGATTTGCATGGCAGATGTTGGCTGGGACTTTAGTGGCATTTGTCTTGATGATGTTTGGAAAAGAAAAAAGAGCTTAA
- a CDS encoding aminoglycoside phosphotransferase family protein, with amino-acid sequence MHKELKDWLELIDMEDPDLHRLHGDASSRSYYRLKNNLGGIVMDASEAKESVPVFIGVGQRLMDAKVRIPTIKSYETNKGFIFLEDVGSTHLLDKCVEGVDARPYYDKAIETLVKLQTTPSKGLEPYDERFLLEEMNLMTEWYLKEYLDTSLECLEGRMLLESFSLIAKEVLSQPQGIFVHRDYHARNLMVDENEEIVVIDFQDAREGALTYDLVSLLRDAYVKLDTRELRRLILLFRDLKGLDVDDETFIRWFDFTGLQRHIKILGIFARLAIRDGKKEYIKDIPLTLKYILEVGYKYPELNGLISLLKSQYGEFKDAPVTMRMF; translated from the coding sequence ATGCATAAAGAGTTAAAAGACTGGCTAGAGTTGATAGATATGGAGGATCCGGATCTTCATAGGTTACATGGTGATGCAAGCTCTAGAAGCTACTACCGTCTTAAAAATAATCTTGGAGGTATCGTGATGGATGCTTCAGAGGCTAAAGAGAGCGTACCTGTCTTTATCGGTGTGGGCCAAAGACTCATGGATGCTAAAGTACGTATACCAACTATAAAGTCTTATGAAACTAACAAAGGTTTTATCTTTTTAGAGGATGTGGGCTCTACCCATTTACTGGATAAATGTGTTGAAGGTGTTGATGCAAGACCATATTATGACAAAGCCATAGAAACTTTGGTTAAACTACAAACCACACCTTCAAAAGGTTTAGAACCTTATGATGAGCGTTTTTTACTCGAAGAGATGAATCTTATGACAGAGTGGTACCTCAAGGAGTATCTAGATACTTCGCTTGAATGTCTTGAAGGACGTATGCTTCTGGAGAGTTTTTCTCTGATTGCAAAAGAGGTATTGAGTCAGCCACAAGGTATTTTTGTGCATCGTGACTACCATGCACGAAACCTGATGGTAGATGAAAATGAAGAGATAGTGGTCATAGACTTTCAAGATGCGAGAGAGGGAGCTTTGACTTATGATTTGGTCTCATTGCTTCGTGATGCATATGTGAAACTTGATACAAGAGAACTTCGAAGACTCATCTTGCTTTTTAGAGATTTAAAAGGTCTTGATGTAGATGATGAAACATTTATCCGTTGGTTTGATTTTACAGGTTTACAGCGTCATATCAAGATACTTGGTATCTTTGCAAGACTTGCCATAAGAGATGGTAAAAAGGAGTACATAAAAGATATTCCTTTGACATTGAAGTATATCCTGGAGGTAGGCTATAAGTATCCGGAATTAAATGGATTGATCTCTCTATTGAAGTCTCAGTATGGTGAGTTTAAAGATGCACCTGTAACCATGAGAATGTTTTAA
- a CDS encoding peptidoglycan recognition family protein, with the protein MTRILLLSMALLSFTACGKEEAKPSVCSTKPIQPLQIIDRPIDFGPQRIAMTKEYIKTHYGMNVENIEITPKIIMLHWTADMDLDKSFKRLQPEKLLSDRKDIVKASALNVSSQFMVARDGTIYRLMPENWMARHVIGLNYSTIGIENIGGKENKIDDLTPAQRQANIDLVMYLKAKYPTIEYLVGHHEYRQMEQTSLWLEKDKGYRTVKSDPGDKFMTDIRKGVKCLHLKAPPKGQ; encoded by the coding sequence ATGACAAGAATCTTACTGCTATCTATGGCACTTCTCAGCTTCACTGCATGTGGGAAAGAAGAAGCAAAACCTTCAGTCTGTAGCACAAAACCTATACAACCACTCCAGATCATTGATAGACCCATAGACTTTGGCCCCCAGCGTATCGCTATGACGAAAGAGTATATCAAGACCCATTATGGCATGAATGTAGAGAACATTGAGATCACGCCAAAGATCATCATGCTTCACTGGACAGCGGATATGGATCTTGACAAATCGTTTAAACGCTTGCAACCAGAGAAACTTCTTTCTGACCGAAAAGACATCGTGAAAGCTTCAGCCTTAAATGTCTCTTCACAGTTTATGGTGGCTCGTGACGGGACTATTTACCGTTTAATGCCAGAGAATTGGATGGCTCGTCATGTTATAGGACTTAATTACTCAACTATCGGCATAGAAAACATAGGAGGGAAGGAGAACAAGATAGATGACCTGACACCGGCACAGCGTCAGGCAAACATTGACCTTGTGATGTATCTCAAAGCCAAGTACCCTACGATCGAGTATCTTGTAGGACATCATGAGTATCGGCAGATGGAGCAAACATCCTTGTGGTTGGAAAAAGACAAAGGGTACAGAACAGTGAAGTCTGATCCGGGAGACAAGTTCATGACCGACATTAGAAAGGGTGTAAAATGCCTCCATCTCAAAGCACCGCCTAAAGGGCAATAA
- the hemL gene encoding glutamate-1-semialdehyde 2,1-aminomutase, translating to MAYDKSIAAFEEAYKVIPGGVDSPVRAFSGVEGTPPFIQKGEGAHLFDIDGNRYIDYVQSWGPLIFGHADADIEASVIDAVKRGLSFGAPTTIETELANEIVTLFDSIDKVRFVSSGTEAVMSAIRLARGVTGRENIVKFTGCYHGHSDSLLVQAGSGLATFGSPSSPGVPADLTKHTLLATYNDIESVLACFEESPEGIACVIIEPIAGNMGLVPADEAFLEELRCLCTNHGALLIFDEVMSGFRASLRGAQGISSVKPDMVTLGKVIGAGMPVGAFGASAQIMAHLSPEGPVYQAGTLSGNPVAMAAGLTSLRKLKSNPSLYVSLGNKAKKLMDGFKKAADASNIPLVTDVRGSMFGFFFSDKPVKNFDDALENDTARFAKFHKGMLDRGIYLACSSFEAGFICAATTDEMIDETIKAAYEVMAEIA from the coding sequence ATGGCATATGACAAAAGTATAGCGGCATTTGAAGAAGCATATAAAGTAATACCCGGGGGTGTAGACTCACCGGTACGTGCATTTTCAGGAGTAGAAGGTACACCACCATTCATCCAAAAAGGTGAGGGAGCACACCTTTTTGATATTGACGGAAACAGATATATCGACTATGTACAAAGTTGGGGACCGCTAATCTTTGGTCATGCTGATGCAGATATAGAAGCATCAGTCATAGATGCAGTGAAAAGAGGTCTAAGTTTTGGTGCACCTACTACTATAGAGACTGAACTTGCAAATGAGATCGTGACGCTTTTTGACAGCATTGACAAAGTACGTTTCGTTAGTTCCGGAACGGAAGCAGTGATGTCTGCTATCCGTTTGGCTCGTGGTGTGACAGGCAGAGAAAATATTGTAAAATTTACAGGATGTTATCATGGTCACTCAGACTCACTTCTTGTACAGGCAGGTTCGGGTCTCGCTACATTCGGCTCTCCATCGAGCCCGGGTGTACCGGCTGACCTTACAAAACATACACTTTTGGCAACGTATAATGATATTGAATCCGTACTGGCATGTTTTGAAGAGTCACCAGAGGGTATCGCATGTGTGATCATCGAGCCTATAGCTGGGAATATGGGTCTTGTACCTGCGGATGAAGCATTTTTGGAAGAACTTAGATGTCTCTGTACCAACCATGGTGCACTGCTTATCTTTGATGAAGTCATGAGTGGGTTTAGGGCTTCACTTAGAGGGGCCCAAGGTATTTCAAGTGTGAAACCGGACATGGTCACTCTGGGTAAAGTTATCGGCGCAGGTATGCCTGTGGGTGCATTTGGTGCATCAGCGCAGATCATGGCACACCTTTCTCCTGAAGGTCCAGTCTACCAGGCGGGAACGCTTTCAGGTAACCCTGTGGCAATGGCAGCAGGTCTTACTAGTCTTAGAAAACTCAAATCCAATCCTTCTTTATATGTATCACTTGGGAATAAAGCTAAAAAACTCATGGATGGATTCAAAAAAGCAGCAGATGCATCAAACATACCTTTGGTGACCGATGTAAGAGGAAGTATGTTTGGTTTCTTTTTCTCTGATAAGCCGGTAAAAAACTTTGATGATGCATTGGAAAATGATACAGCCAGGTTCGCAAAATTCCATAAAGGCATGTTGGACAGAGGTATCTATCTTGCATGTTCATCTTTTGAGGCAGGATTTATCTGTGCAGCTACAACTGATGAGATGATAGACGAGACGATCAAAGCAGCCTATGAAGTGATGGCTGAAATAGCCTAG
- a CDS encoding L,D-transpeptidase has product MKIVLVLCVTLITLQAQTKQLLVVTTKNWSTPIGTLQRYERFDTSWQKVGNAIPVKLGRNGLGWGIGLHEVPKDAQIIKKEGDGKAPAGIFKLKQAFGYAPFNIAYPYEVYTETDHCVDDVNSKYYNKIVDSTQINVDYNSKEHMKFPKDYYKYGIVVNHNHIDEKGAQKGAGSCIFIHIKSVPTAGCTVMDENQVQTLLRWLDPEAEPLLIQGTEYVVKKLWKTLK; this is encoded by the coding sequence ATGAAGATTGTACTTGTACTATGTGTAACACTGATTACGCTACAGGCTCAAACAAAACAACTTTTGGTCGTAACAACAAAAAACTGGTCGACACCTATAGGGACGCTGCAACGTTATGAACGGTTTGATACAAGTTGGCAAAAAGTGGGTAATGCAATACCTGTTAAACTGGGTAGAAATGGCTTAGGATGGGGCATAGGGCTACATGAAGTACCCAAAGATGCCCAGATCATTAAAAAAGAGGGTGACGGCAAAGCACCCGCAGGTATCTTCAAACTCAAACAAGCCTTTGGATATGCACCCTTCAATATAGCATACCCATATGAAGTCTATACAGAGACAGACCATTGTGTGGATGATGTCAATTCTAAGTATTACAACAAAATAGTCGATAGTACTCAAATAAATGTTGATTATAATAGTAAAGAGCATATGAAGTTTCCCAAAGACTACTACAAATATGGTATCGTTGTGAATCATAATCATATAGATGAAAAGGGAGCACAAAAAGGTGCAGGGTCATGCATTTTTATTCATATTAAGAGTGTGCCAACAGCCGGATGTACGGTCATGGATGAGAATCAGGTACAAACCCTATTACGCTGGTTGGATCCCGAAGCTGAACCTCTTTTGATTCAGGGGACCGAGTATGTGGTCAAAAAGCTTTGGAAAACGCTTAAATAA
- a CDS encoding D-hexose-6-phosphate mutarotase — protein sequence MYKQDDLEYISVENSSSSAKIALQGAHIFDFILKERGRVLFLSEASEFREGKAIRGGVPICWPWFGANENDSALPNHGFARTSLWAHQSTQTLSDRETKVTLTLHSSPETLVLWPYAFCLTLDIYVGKVLRLELTSQNLDTKAFTFTSALHTYLAIDTIYETRVDGFKAKQYFDKTQNTFAIQEGTIDFSKEVDRIYKNVKNDVVVKDEKVHHTIQTEGTKTIVVWNPGEVLESRMPDLSDHTKMLCVESANVLDDAVTLAKGESHTLRQTIVTEFRDVSISR from the coding sequence ATGTATAAACAAGATGACTTAGAGTACATCAGTGTTGAAAACAGTTCTTCAAGTGCAAAGATAGCACTGCAAGGTGCGCATATCTTTGATTTCATACTTAAAGAAAGGGGCAGAGTGCTCTTTCTGAGTGAAGCATCAGAATTTAGAGAGGGTAAGGCCATAAGAGGCGGTGTTCCTATCTGTTGGCCTTGGTTTGGTGCAAATGAAAATGATAGCGCATTGCCTAATCATGGATTTGCCAGAACTTCACTTTGGGCCCATCAATCAACCCAGACTTTAAGTGATAGGGAGACCAAGGTCACACTGACACTGCATTCATCACCTGAAACACTTGTACTTTGGCCTTATGCATTTTGTCTGACGTTAGATATCTATGTAGGTAAGGTACTTAGATTAGAACTTACAAGTCAAAACCTTGATACCAAAGCTTTTACCTTCACATCTGCACTGCACACCTACCTGGCTATAGATACCATTTATGAAACACGAGTAGACGGTTTCAAAGCGAAGCAGTACTTTGATAAAACGCAAAATACTTTTGCCATTCAAGAGGGTACTATCGATTTTAGCAAAGAGGTAGATAGAATCTATAAAAATGTTAAAAATGATGTTGTAGTAAAAGATGAAAAGGTGCATCATACTATCCAAACAGAGGGAACAAAAACCATTGTAGTTTGGAACCCAGGAGAGGTTTTAGAAAGTCGTATGCCAGACCTAAGCGATCACACGAAGATGCTCTGTGTAGAGAGCGCAAATGTTTTAGATGATGCTGTGACTTTGGCTAAAGGTGAATCTCACACCCTTAGACAGACGATCGTGACTGAATTCAGAGACGTTTCAATCTCTCGATAG
- a CDS encoding anhydro-N-acetylmuramic acid kinase: MMNKECYIGIMSGTSLDGVDVVLCEIDDVECKLLSALEYPISLELKADILKTIEDESSLEQLGQLDHRLGLLFTQAVGALLIRENIDVSSIKAIGLHGQTLWHAPTGEYPFSMQLGDPNILTAKTGIPVVADFRRKDVALGGQGAPFAPAFHEFIFSNIKNSIAIVNIGGMANITVLDDTLIGYDTGCGNALLDMWIAEHEGSSYDKDGAWAKTGRVDYGLLDRMMSDSYFEQSYPKSTGREKFNKGWLQSHLSGATHNPEDVQRTLLEFTALSISNEVLRFNRDMVMLCGGGAKNIFLVERIKALMPNIEVSIATNADEIEAMTFAWLAYKRFHHEKVNLKDVTGARENAVLGGIYA, translated from the coding sequence ATGATGAATAAAGAATGTTATATAGGTATTATGTCAGGTACATCTCTAGATGGCGTAGATGTGGTTCTCTGTGAAATTGATGATGTAGAATGTAAACTCTTAAGCGCGTTAGAGTATCCCATTTCATTAGAACTAAAAGCAGACATATTGAAGACCATAGAAGACGAAAGCAGTTTAGAACAACTAGGTCAATTAGACCATCGTTTAGGTCTACTCTTTACTCAAGCTGTAGGTGCTTTGCTTATCCGTGAGAATATAGATGTAAGTAGCATCAAAGCCATAGGTTTACACGGACAGACACTGTGGCATGCTCCAACAGGAGAATATCCTTTTTCTATGCAGCTTGGAGACCCCAATATATTGACTGCAAAAACAGGTATACCTGTGGTAGCAGACTTCAGACGTAAAGATGTTGCATTGGGTGGGCAGGGTGCGCCTTTTGCACCGGCATTTCATGAGTTTATATTTAGTAATATAAAAAACAGTATCGCTATTGTCAATATTGGCGGAATGGCTAATATTACCGTGTTGGATGACACACTTATAGGCTATGATACGGGTTGTGGAAATGCATTACTTGATATGTGGATAGCTGAGCATGAAGGGTCCTCATACGATAAGGACGGTGCGTGGGCAAAGACAGGCAGAGTGGATTATGGACTTTTAGACCGTATGATGTCAGACAGTTACTTTGAACAGTCATACCCTAAAAGTACCGGCAGAGAGAAGTTTAACAAAGGTTGGTTGCAAAGTCACCTTTCAGGAGCAACACATAACCCGGAAGATGTCCAACGTACGCTTCTTGAATTCACTGCATTAAGCATAAGTAATGAAGTGCTGCGTTTTAATAGAGATATGGTCATGCTATGCGGTGGCGGGGCTAAAAACATCTTCTTGGTGGAGCGTATAAAAGCGCTTATGCCCAACATAGAAGTCAGCATAGCGACCAATGCAGATGAGATAGAAGCTATGACTTTTGCATGGCTTGCATACAAACGGTTTCATCATGAAAAAGTCAATTTAAAAGACGTCACAGGCGCAAGAGAAAATGCAGTTTTAGGAGGCATATATGCATAA